One genomic segment of Trichococcus shcherbakoviae includes these proteins:
- the guaB gene encoding IMP dehydrogenase — MSNWETKFAKEGFTFDDVLLVPAESHVLPNDVDLSIDLAKNLHLNIPIMSASMDTVTDAAMAIAMARQGGLGVIHKNMTIEAQAEEVHKVKRSESGVIIDPFFLTPDHLVSEAENLMSKYRISGVPIVNDMEERKLVGILTNRDLRFIADYQVPIGDVMTKEHLVTAPVGTSLKDAESILQKYKIEKLPLVDESGRLAGLITIKDIEKVIEFPNSAKDAHGRLIVAAAVGVTSDTFERAQALLDAGADAIVIDTAHGHSAGVIRKIKEIRDQFPEATLIAGNVATAEGTRALFDVGVDVVKVGIGPGSICTTRVVAGVGVPQITAIYDAASVAREYGRAIIADGGIKYSGDIVKAMAAGGHAVMLGSMLAGTDESPGEFEIFQGRRFKTYRGMGSLAAMEKGSSDRYFQGGVNEAKKMVPEGIEGRVAYKGAASDIIFQLLGGVRSGMGYVGAANLQELRDNAQFIKMSGAGLIESHPHDIQITKEAPNYSIQR, encoded by the coding sequence GCTGAAAGCCATGTATTACCTAACGATGTGGATTTATCGATTGATTTAGCTAAAAATTTACACTTGAATATTCCTATAATGAGCGCAAGTATGGACACTGTAACCGATGCAGCAATGGCAATCGCAATGGCTCGCCAAGGCGGCTTGGGCGTCATCCACAAGAACATGACCATCGAAGCGCAGGCTGAAGAAGTGCACAAAGTAAAACGTTCCGAAAGTGGCGTTATCATCGACCCATTCTTCCTGACTCCTGATCACTTGGTTTCGGAAGCAGAGAATCTGATGAGCAAATACCGCATCAGCGGCGTGCCTATCGTTAATGATATGGAAGAGCGCAAATTGGTAGGGATTTTGACGAACCGCGATCTGCGCTTCATTGCAGATTACCAAGTTCCGATCGGCGATGTCATGACCAAAGAACATTTGGTTACCGCTCCTGTAGGGACTTCTTTGAAGGACGCTGAATCCATTCTGCAAAAATACAAAATCGAAAAACTGCCTTTAGTCGATGAAAGCGGCCGTCTGGCTGGCTTGATCACGATCAAGGATATCGAAAAAGTAATCGAGTTTCCCAACTCCGCAAAAGATGCACACGGCCGTTTGATCGTTGCGGCTGCAGTGGGTGTGACAAGTGATACATTCGAACGCGCCCAAGCCTTATTGGATGCAGGTGCAGATGCAATCGTCATCGATACAGCGCATGGCCACAGCGCCGGCGTTATCCGCAAAATTAAAGAAATCCGCGACCAGTTCCCTGAAGCAACCCTGATTGCCGGAAACGTAGCGACTGCAGAAGGAACCCGCGCACTGTTTGATGTCGGGGTCGACGTAGTCAAAGTCGGAATCGGACCGGGATCCATCTGTACGACTCGTGTCGTAGCCGGTGTCGGTGTTCCTCAGATAACAGCCATCTATGATGCTGCAAGCGTGGCGAGAGAATACGGCAGAGCAATCATCGCAGACGGCGGGATCAAGTATTCAGGAGACATCGTCAAAGCGATGGCTGCCGGTGGACATGCAGTCATGTTGGGCAGCATGTTGGCGGGTACGGATGAGTCTCCGGGCGAATTCGAAATCTTCCAGGGCCGTCGTTTCAAGACTTACCGTGGTATGGGCAGTCTGGCAGCAATGGAAAAAGGCTCAAGCGACCGTTACTTCCAAGGCGGCGTGAACGAAGCGAAGAAAATGGTGCCGGAAGGTATCGAAGGTCGTGTAGCCTATAAAGGGGCAGCCAGCGACATCATCTTCCAACTGCTTGGCGGTGTCCGTTCCGGTATGGGTTATGTCGGTGCAGCTAATTTGCAAGAGCTTCGTGATAATGCGCAATTCATCAAGATGTCCGGTGCCGGATTGATCGAATCCCATCCGCATGACATCCAAATCACAAAAGAAGCACCAAACTACTCCATCCAAAGATAA
- a CDS encoding response regulator transcription factor: MNKVLIVDDDREIVDLLSIYCKNEGYDPIKAYDGVDAFRKLEENADIQLIILDVMMPKKDGISVVRELREQSNPIPILMLSAKSTDMDKIQGLTTGADDYVSKPFNPLEVMARIKSLLRRTNMQVDAAEVDSIEIGPLIIKKDSHEVKTLNGKSIQLTALEFGILHLLASHPNRVFSADEIFERVWQQESIVSAKTVMVHVSHLRDKIEEATGGEKVIQTVWGVGYKIGE, from the coding sequence ATGAATAAAGTTTTGATTGTCGATGACGACAGGGAAATCGTGGATTTATTAAGCATCTACTGCAAAAATGAAGGGTACGATCCGATAAAGGCCTATGACGGCGTGGATGCCTTCCGCAAGCTTGAGGAAAATGCGGATATCCAATTGATTATTTTGGATGTGATGATGCCTAAGAAGGACGGCATATCGGTAGTAAGGGAGCTGCGGGAACAGAGCAATCCGATCCCGATTCTGATGCTGAGCGCAAAATCCACGGATATGGATAAGATCCAAGGATTGACGACAGGTGCGGACGACTATGTTTCTAAGCCGTTCAACCCACTGGAAGTGATGGCCCGCATCAAATCGCTTTTGCGCCGGACCAATATGCAGGTAGATGCTGCAGAGGTGGACTCGATCGAAATAGGTCCGCTGATCATCAAGAAAGATTCCCATGAAGTAAAGACGCTGAACGGAAAGAGCATCCAGTTGACCGCGCTGGAATTCGGCATCCTGCATTTATTGGCAAGTCATCCGAATCGCGTCTTCAGTGCCGATGAGATTTTTGAACGCGTTTGGCAACAGGAAAGCATCGTATCCGCCAAAACTGTTATGGTGCATGTGAGCCATCTTCGCGATAAAATTGAAGAGGCTACAGGCGGCGAGAAAGTCATCCAGACAGTATGGGGTGTAGGCTATAAGATTGGGGAATAG